One genomic region from Stackebrandtia nassauensis DSM 44728 encodes:
- a CDS encoding DUF1801 domain-containing protein codes for MDDDAVERVLAAKPEMADLGRAAYALLLELYPDAVVTVDGGDIGFGSTSGYKGLMFTLSPHREHVTIGIANGAVLPDPDGLLQGKGKLHRHVKLRSRSDLDDPRLRLLLSAALMGRE; via the coding sequence ATGGACGACGACGCCGTCGAACGAGTGCTGGCCGCCAAGCCGGAGATGGCTGATCTGGGGCGGGCCGCCTACGCGCTGCTGCTGGAGCTGTATCCGGACGCCGTCGTGACCGTCGACGGCGGCGACATCGGCTTCGGCAGCACGTCCGGGTACAAGGGACTGATGTTCACGTTGTCGCCGCACCGCGAACACGTGACGATCGGCATCGCCAACGGCGCGGTGCTGCCCGACCCGGACGGACTGTTGCAGGGCAAGGGAAAGCTGCACCGGCACGTGAAGCTGCGGTCGCGGTCCGATCTGGATGATCCCCGGTTGCGGCTGCTGTTGTCGGCCGCGCTGATGGGCCGGGAGTGA
- a CDS encoding NAD(P)-binding domain-containing protein — MNGEVDIAVIGAGQAGLSSGYFARRAGLEPGSGFVVFDHAPAPGGAWQFRWPTLTFTTVHGIYRLPGMEMAPQDASAPVAPAVSDYFREYENRFDLRVHRPVDVHRVSPRADGRLDLATSEGDWIARGVINATGTWEKPFWPRYPGADLFRGRQLHTADYRGPDEFAGKRVVIVGGGASAIQHLLEIARVADTTWVTRRDPEFTERPFDIHWGREVIARVEDRVRRGLPPESVVKATGYQLTPEIKAAREAGILHRRPMFERLTPEGVAWEDGSTVAADVVLWATGFRAALDHLAPLRLREPGGGIRMEGTRVVADPRIHLVGYGPSASTIGANRAGRAAVRELRRHLAEREPALAS, encoded by the coding sequence ATGAATGGCGAAGTCGACATCGCGGTCATCGGGGCCGGACAGGCGGGCCTGTCGAGCGGCTATTTCGCGCGCCGGGCCGGACTGGAACCGGGTTCGGGTTTCGTCGTGTTCGACCACGCCCCCGCTCCCGGCGGGGCCTGGCAGTTCCGGTGGCCGACGCTGACCTTCACCACGGTGCACGGCATCTACCGGCTGCCGGGCATGGAGATGGCGCCGCAGGACGCGAGCGCGCCGGTGGCCCCGGCGGTGTCCGACTACTTCCGCGAGTACGAGAACCGCTTCGACCTGCGGGTGCACCGGCCGGTGGACGTGCACCGGGTGAGCCCGCGCGCCGACGGCAGGCTGGACCTGGCCACCAGCGAGGGCGACTGGATCGCGCGCGGTGTCATCAACGCCACCGGCACCTGGGAGAAGCCGTTCTGGCCCCGGTATCCGGGCGCGGACCTGTTCCGGGGGCGGCAGCTGCACACCGCGGACTACCGAGGGCCGGACGAGTTCGCGGGCAAGCGGGTCGTGATCGTCGGCGGCGGTGCCTCGGCGATCCAGCACCTGCTGGAGATCGCGAGGGTCGCCGACACGACCTGGGTGACCCGACGGGACCCGGAGTTCACCGAACGGCCCTTCGACATCCACTGGGGACGCGAGGTGATCGCCAGGGTCGAGGACCGGGTGCGGCGGGGCCTGCCGCCCGAGAGCGTCGTGAAAGCCACCGGCTACCAGCTGACGCCCGAGATCAAGGCGGCCCGCGAGGCCGGGATCCTCCACCGGCGGCCCATGTTCGAGCGGCTCACCCCCGAGGGCGTGGCCTGGGAGGACGGGTCGACGGTGGCCGCCGACGTCGTCCTGTGGGCCACCGGCTTCCGGGCCGCGCTGGACCACCTGGCGCCGCTGCGGCTGCGCGAGCCCGGCGGCGGCATCAGGATGGAGGGCACCCGCGTGGTCGCCGACCCGCGGATCCACCTGGTCGGCTACGGGCCCTCGGCCAGCACCATCGGCGCCAACCGGGCCGGACGGGCCGCGGTGCGGGAACTGCGCCGCCACCTGGCCGAACGCGAACCCGCGCTGGCGAGTTGA